GCGCCGGCGCAGCTGTGGCGGATCACCGTGATGTCCGCCCGCATCGCCTCGATGTTCGCCAGCGTGTCGTGCAGGGTCTCGCCCTTCACGGAGCTGGAGGTGGACGACGCGACGGCCAGCGTGTCCGCGCTCAGCCGCTTGGCCGCCAGCTCGAAGGAGGACCGGGTGCGCGTGCTGGGCTCGTGGAACCACAGCACGACCAGCCGCCCCTGGAGCAGGGGCACCTTCTTGATGCCGCTGGCGCGCTGGGACACGGCGCCGAACTGGGGCGCGGCGTCCAGCACCATCTCGATCTCCTCGCGGGTCAGGTCGGCGATGCCCACGAGGTCCTTGCGTGTCCACACGGCGTGCGTCGTCCCCGCCATGGCGTTCCGCGCTCCTTCCTTAGTCGTTCATTTCCGCCCGCCGTTCCTGCCGCAGCAGCAGGACCGCGTCCTCGTCGTCGGTCTCGCGCAGGCGGACCGAGACCCACTCGTCCGCCCCCGTGGCGATGCTGTAGCCCAGGTAGTCCGCCTGGATCGGCAGCTCGCGCCCCCCCCGGTCCACCAGACAGGCCAGCTGGATGCGCCGGGGCCTGCCATAGTCCATCACCTCGTCCAGGGCGGCGCGGATCGTGCGCCCCGCCGCCAGCACATCGTCCACCAGCAGCACCGTCCGGTCGTCCACCGAAAAGTCGAAATGCGTCTCCCCCTTCAGCAGCGGCACCGCCGCGCCCGTGCGCACGTCGTCCCGGTACATCGTGGTGGCCAGCGAGCCCACGGGCGGCGTTGTGCCGGTGTACTCGCCGATGAGCGCCGCCAGGCGGTCGGCCAGGGGCCGCCCCCGGCGGAGAATGCCCAGCAGCGCCAGCTCTCCGATGTCCGGGTTCGCGTCGCAGATGGCCAGGGCCAGGCTCCGGACCGTCGCCGCCAGGGCGTCCCGGTCCATCAGCACCGTGCTCTCGACCTCAAAGTCCTTGTCCGGCGTCATAGGGGGTGCTCCATACAGAAAAAACGCCTTCCCAGCCCGGGCTGAGAAGGCCGCTTGTCGCGGGCCGGCTGTCGGCGCAACGCTGTGTGCATATTCGCTCCCGTGCGCTCCGCGCACCGGCGTAAATATAGGAAACCGGACCGCCCCGTGTCAACCTGGACCGGGTGGGGGGCCGCCGCGGGGAAGAGGGGTCCGCAGATTGCGCAGATGTTCGCAGATTGGGGGGAAAGAGGGGGAGAAAAGCGGCCGATCGGGAGACCGGCGTGCCCAGGGGGGGGTAACCTTCGGCGGTGCACAGAGCGAAGCTCCTTGGAGTGCGGCAGCTTGCTGCCGCCTTTCTTCGCGCGGGCTTGCCCGCGCGCGGGGTTCCGT
This region of Candidatus Hydrogenedentota bacterium genomic DNA includes:
- the pyrR gene encoding bifunctional pyr operon transcriptional regulator/uracil phosphoribosyltransferase PyrR; this translates as MTPDKDFEVESTVLMDRDALAATVRSLALAICDANPDIGELALLGILRRGRPLADRLAALIGEYTGTTPPVGSLATTMYRDDVRTGAAVPLLKGETHFDFSVDDRTVLLVDDVLAAGRTIRAALDEVMDYGRPRRIQLACLVDRGGRELPIQADYLGYSIATGADEWVSVRLRETDDEDAVLLLRQERRAEMND